In the Candidatus Eisenbacteria bacterium genome, TCCCGAAACCTATCGCCTAGCGGGCCTAGCACGCAGGGCTCAACCCTCCGGGTCACGACCTGCCGGATGGTTCAGTCAAGTGCTCTTGCGAGGAGTCTTGCCATGGTGGCAAGGTCAAGAAGGTTGTGGTGGAAAATAGGGAGGAGGCTGTACGGAGAGCCGTTTTTCACATAGCGATGATAAATCCCCGGAATCTCTTCAGACGGAACATCTCCAATTCGCCTTTTTCTCGTGATAAGCCATTCGAGCGTCTTTAGCTTGCAGTCGGGAGTAGTGCCGCCCCACATCTTTCTCGAAACGTGCAGGATGTCAAGATTGACGTGGTCGAAGCGTTGCGAAAGTCCGTGGACCAGAGCCCTATCCTTAAGAAGCGGCATGTCGAATGCTTTGCCGTTAAAGGTGACCACCAGAGAAAACCCTTTCAGAAACTCACCGAGAGAGAAAAGGAGGGCCTTTTCTTCGCCGTAGTGCCTTGCGAAAAACTGGCGCATAATGAAACCTTTTTCACCCAGGTGCATCGTTCCTGCCAGGAATACCGGGCAGTTCGAAAGCCCCGTTGTCTCCAGGTCAAGGAAAAGG is a window encoding:
- a CDS encoding ribonuclease H-like domain-containing protein, translating into MFEKRIGERLAQLIERSGTSTSRGGRRREPIPFDELLPGGEVDGPFGSIFLHEKFFAEVDGDERSLIEGLSRSLAAGNGTSLDESFGELGKLRASGLGSALFLDLETTGLSNCPVFLAGTMHLGEKGFIMRQFFARHYGEEKALLFSLGEFLKGFSLVVTFNGKAFDMPLLKDRALVHGLSQRFDHVNLDILHVSRKMWGGTTPDCKLKTLEWLITRKRRIGDVPSEEIPGIYHRYVKNGSPYSLLPIFHHNLLDLATMARLLARALD